Proteins encoded together in one Carassius auratus strain Wakin chromosome 32, ASM336829v1, whole genome shotgun sequence window:
- the LOC113052471 gene encoding BCL-6 corepressor-like protein 1: MFIQKTETFIPFDEHEELITALLAGRWWAVMEVEDHLRSPCEKGEFGDLPTDQEIEAPQAAPVPVSSNQELPVPSRNLKESVVPNTYQQEVPVSSRTPKGPTEMDESQWEVSVLSRTLQGGTVTDWSQQEPPVLARPPLKQKLGVPEKMRQYQTRKSILTSFPIKQPMGRPTSTHAPVPTASPEQPLSVAHPEYAPDLARTPEDTPMPGVSPEVAPLPASSPLKSPVLAAYPEEAPVLTTSPEGAPLPARSSKGAHVPAASLEAAPVPVSSNQELPVPSRVLKGPVFPNGTQQEVAVSSRTPKRATDLDESRWEVSMLSSNLQGATVTDGSQQEAPVTARPPRRQKLRVPEIMRQYLTRKSILTSFPTRQPMGRPIPSVSPVQAPVPAASPEEALVLARTLQGATAANGSQQGAPVPARPSLSRKLRVPENMRQYVTRNIILTPLPLRQPMGQPASSKAPDPTASPEQHLSVAYPENAPDLVRTPEDTPKPGVSPEGAPLSASSPLKSSVLAAYPDEAPVLTTSQEGAPLPAQSSKGAYVPAVSLEAATVHVSSNQELPVPSMILKGPVVPNGSQQEVPVSSRIPKGPTDPDESQWEVSVLSRNLQGATVTDGSQQEAPVPARPPWRKKLRVPENMRQYVTRKSILTSLPIRQPIGQSIPAASSVPAASSEEAPVLARTLQGATAANGSQQRAPAPVRPSLCRNLRVPENMRQYVTSNIILTPLPLRQPMGRPTFTMVPTASPEQPLSAASPVEAPVLARSTERAPMSCASPREVPVPLLYGERLHGLSKFSAQSEKAV; the protein is encoded by the coding sequence ATGTTTATCCAAAAAACCGAAACCTTCATCCCCTTTGATGAGCATGAGGAGCTCATCACAGCCCTCCTTGCAGGGCGGTGGTGGGCAGTAATGGAGGTCGAAGACCACTTACGTTCACCATGTGAGAAGGGTGAGTTTGGGGACCTCCCTACAGACCAGGAAATAGAGGCCCCACAAGCAGCACCTGTTCCTGTCAGCTCCAATCAGGAACTGCCTGTGCCTTCCAGGAACCTAAAAGAATCAGTTGTTCCCAACACGTACCAACAGGAAGTGCCTGTGTCTTCCAGGACCCCTAAAGGACCAACGGAAATGGATGAGTCTCAATGGGAAGTGTCTGTGCTTTCCAGGACCCTGCAAGGAGGAACTGTTACTGACTGGTCCCAACAGGAACCACCTGTGCTAGCTAGGCCACCACTGAAGCAGAAACTGGGGGTCCCTGAAAAAATGAGGCAGTATCAGACAAGGAAATCCATTTTAACATCTTTCCCTATAAAGCAACCCATGGGACGACCTACATCTACCCATGCACCTGTTCCCACTGCATCCCCTGAGCAACCTCTGTCTGTTGCACACCCTGAGTATGCACCTGATCTGGCCAGGACTCCTGAGGATACACCTATGCCCGGTGTGTCCCCTGAGGTAGCACCTCTTCCAGCCAGTTCACCTCTAAAGTCACCTGTGCTTGCTGCATACCCTGAGGAGGCACCTGTACTCACCACCTCCCCTGAGGGAGCACCTCTTCCAGCCAGATCCTCTAAGGGGGCACACGTACCTGCAGCGTCCTTGGAAGCAGCACCTGTTCCTGTCAGCTCCAATCAGGAACTGCCTGTACCTTCCAGGGTCCTAAAAGGACCAGTTTTTCCCAACGGGACCCAACAGGAAGTGGCTGTGTCTTCCAGGACCCCAAAAAGAGCAACTGATCTGGACGAGTCTCGGTGGGAAGTGTCTATGCTTTCCAGCAACCTGCAAGGAGCAACTGTTACTGACGGGTCCCAACAGGAAGCACCTGTGACAGCTAGGCCACCACGGAGGCAGAAACTGAGGGTCCCTGAAATTATGAGGCAGTATCTGACAAGGAAATCCATCTTAACATCTTTCCCTACAAGGCAACCCATGGGACGACCTATACCCTCAGTATCCCCTGTGCAAGCACCTGTGCCTGCTGCGTCCCCTGAGGAAGCACTTGTTCTGGCCAGAACCCTGCAAGGAGCAACTGCTGCCAATGGGTCCCAACAGGGAGCACCAGTTCCTGCCAGGCCCTCACTGAGCAGAAAACTAAGGGTCCCTGAAAACATGAGGCAGTATGTAACAAGGAATATAATTTTAACACCTTTGCCCCTAAGGCAACCCATGGGACAACCTGCATCTTCCAAGGCACCTGATCCCACTGCATCCCCTGAGCAACATTTGTCTGTTGCATACCCTGAGAATGCACCTGATCTAGTCAGGACTCCCGAAGATACACCTAAGCCTGGTGTGTCCCCTGAGGGAGCACCTCTTTCAGCCAGTTCACCTTTAAAGTCATCTGTGCTTGCTGCATACCCTGATGAGGCACCTGTACTCACCACCTCCCAGGAGGGAGCTCCTCTTCCTGCCCAATCCTCTAAGGGAGCATATGTGCCTGCAGTGTCCTTGGAAGCAGCAACTGTTCATGTCAGCTCCAATCAGGAACTGCCTGTGCCTTCCATGATCCTAAAAGGACCAGTTGTTCCCAACGGGTCCCAACAGGAAGTGCCTGTGTCTTCCAGGATCCCAAAAGGACCAACTGATCCGGATGAGTCTCAATGGGAAGTGTCTGTGCTTTCCAGGAACCTGCAAGGAGCAACTGTTACTGACGGGTCCCAACAGGAAGCACCTGTGCCAGCTAGGCCGCCATGGAGGAAGAAACTGAGGGTCCCTGAAAATATGAGGCAATATGTGACAAGGAAATCCATCTTAACATCTTTGCCTATAAGGCAACCTATAGGACAATCGATACCCGCAGCATCCTCTGTGCCTGCTGCGTCCTCTGAGGAAGCACCTGTTCTGGCCAGAACCCTGCAAGGAGCAACTGCTGCCAATGGGTCCCAACAGAGAGCACCAGCTCCTGTCAGGCCCTCACTGTGCAGAAACCTAAGGGTCCCTGAAAACATGAGGCAGTATGTGACAAGTAATATCATTTTAACGCCTTTGCCCCTAAGGCAACCCATGGGACGACCTACATTTACCATGGTACCCACTGCATCCCCTGAGCAACCTCTATCTGCTGCATCCCCTGTGGAAGCACCTGTACTGGCCAGGTCCACTGAGAGAGCACCTATGTCCTGTGCATCCCCCAGGGAAGTACCTGTACCCCTACTATATGGAGAAAGACTGCACGGCCTCTCCAAGTTCTCAGCACAATCTGAGAAGGCTGTGTGA
- the wdr93 gene encoding WD repeat-containing protein 93 isoform X3, with amino-acid sequence MAVNVRRGLEIPEPSDYSSCEDDDVSYYTDLQQPDNNLPESARVINKLLNNLVDSAWEVISKQEKIKRGEEAARQIPVLNATKEMKLPGRTNSIVSSDDGLYLFLGHTHGVSVISTSTLTCVRTWQDERVEITSISCASLGNATHLLFTVDDMGIARLFVHHMENIYLIKVINETEDINQRNICAKFEVSRSGDFGAAVMTSSGSVWLDVYRFPVDVWLKELETKQATQTQQNTEAKLSPVILLMKIKPPEIPTGTSLKSPSEVLQKTEEGTIIGSGQNHFISSRQWENQDAAFKKMFMKYLSSSSAMPPQQKAEGPSNCTCHFLLREGFHSLPGEAKAARDIPIAVCLWWNGSYNLLQYLLMKTLKEKDSEPRPDVLWPNSQKILCSAISACTRFVVLGLDGQLVTIWDRRFGDGAICRMRLLLQSQLPVTQLFQGPFLPTLQLVLTCRSGACYSVTAGRGGDTCTVALIERSADPGSSVTVAEPVPFLKFLILLMQRNGQVSIWKTEDCAPVFILNLPPTHVLGSLREPVCLLEPVQQKLYITGDRKAPLVEVTDRNKDESALFIFSFSECTLMDLYRVSSPAVSEKETRATLSDLEEVYNLYFKERAEHKKRNRNLAFQWEQLSKRDIK; translated from the exons ATGGCTGTGAATGTCAGAAGAGGTTTGGAGATCCCAGAGCCATCAGATTACAGCAGCTGTGAAGATGATGATGTGTCTTATTACACAGATCTGCAGCAGCCTGATAATAATCTACCGGAGTCTGCAAGAGTGATCAATAAGCTGTTAAACAACCTTGTTGACAGTGCATGGGAAGTTATATCAAAGCAGGAGAAGATCAAGAGGGGTGAAGAAGCAGCAAGACAAATCCCTGTGCTGAATGCTACTAAAGAAATGAAG CTTCCAGGCAGAACTAATAGTATCGTGAGCTCTGATGATGGACTTTACCTGTTTCTGGGTCACACTCACGGTGTGTCAGTCATCAGTACATCCACTCTCACCTGTGTAAGAACATGGCAGGATGAAAGAGTGGAGATTACAAGCATCTCTTGTGCCTCTCTGGGAAATGCCACACACCTCTTATTCACAGTGGATGACATGG GTATTGCACGGCTTTTTGTGCATCACATggagaatatttatttaataaaagtcatcAATGAAACT GAAGATATAAACCAAAGAAACATCTGTGCAAAATTTGAAGTGTCTAGAAGTGGGGACTTTGGAGCTGCAGTCATGACAT CCAGTGGCTCTGTTTGGCTGGATGTCTATCGCTTCCCAGTAGATGTGTGGCTCAAAGAGCTGGAAACCAAACAG gctacacaaacCCAACAGAACACAGAAGCCAAACTGTCTCCAGTAATCTTACTCATGAAGATCAAACCTCCAGAAATCCCTACAG GAACCTCTCTGAAAAGTCCATCTGAGGTCCTGCAGAAGACAGAGGAAGGCACTATAATAGGCTCAGGCCAAAATCACTTCATAAGTAGTCGTCAATGGGAAAACCAGGATGCAGCATTTAAGAAAATGTTCATGAAGTACCTCAGCTCCAGCTCTGCGATGCCACCACAGCAAAAAGCAGAAGGACCCAG CAACTGTACTTGTCACTTCTTACTGCGTGAGGGGTTTCATTCACTGCCTGGGGAAGCGAAGGCAGCGAGAG ATATTCCCATTGCTGTGTGCCTGTGGTGGAATGGCAGCTATAACCTCTTACAGTATCTTCTGATGAAGACCCTTAAAGAGAAGG ACAGTGAACCCAGGCCAGATGTTTTGTGGCCCAATTCTCAGAAAATCCTCTGCTCTGCCATCAGTGCTTGCACACGGTTTGTTGTTCTAGGACTCGACGGTCAGCTGGTTACTATATGGGACAGACGGTTTG GAGATGGTGCCATTTGCAGGATGAGGCTTCTTTTGCAGAGTCAATTGCCGGTCACTCAGCTCTTTCAGGGTCCCTTTTTACCCACACTACAGTTAGTGCTCACTTGCAGAAGTGGGGCATGTTACAGTGTGACAGCAGGCAGAGGAGGAGACACATGCACTGTTGCACTTATTGAAAG ATCTGCAGACCCAGGCAGTTCTGTCACTGTAGCTGAACCTGTGCCTTTCCTGAAGTTTCTG attttgttGATGCAAAGAAATGGGCAAGTATCGATATGGAAAACGGAGGATTGCGCACCAGTATTTATCTTAAACCTGCCCCCAACTCATGTGCTGGGCTCACTCAGGGAACCTGTGTGTCTGCTTGAGCCAGTccaacaaaaactatatattacaG GTGACAGAAAAGCACCTTTGGTGGAGGTGACTGATAGGAACAAGGATGAGAGCGCTCTCTTCATCTTCAGCTTTTCAGAATGCACACTGATGGATCTGTACCGTGTCTCGAGTCCAGCTGTAAGTGAAAAAGAGACCAGGGCCACACTCTCAGATTTGGAGGAGGTCTACAACCTTTACTTTAAGGAAAG AGCTGAACACAAAAAGAGGAACAGAAATTTGGCTTTCCAATGGGAGCAGCTTTCGAAGCGTGATATTAAATGA
- the wdr93 gene encoding WD repeat-containing protein 93 isoform X1 yields MAVNVRRGLEIPEPSDYSSCEDDDVSYYTDLQQPDNNLPESARVINKLLNNLVDSAWEVISKQEKIKRGEEAARQIPVLNATKEMKLPGRTNSIVSSDDGLYLFLGHTHGVSVISTSTLTCVRTWQDERVEITSISCASLGNATHLLFTVDDMGIARLFVHHMENIYLIKVINETEDINQRNICAKFEVSRSGDFGAAVMTCKFPIKIWKCNIRLKIQLTVSTTDSLMLLWYIINEASGSVWLDVYRFPVDVWLKELETKQATQTQQNTEAKLSPVILLMKIKPPEIPTGTSLKSPSEVLQKTEEGTIIGSGQNHFISSRQWENQDAAFKKMFMKYLSSSSAMPPQQKAEGPSNCTCHFLLREGFHSLPGEAKAARDIPIAVCLWWNGSYNLLQYLLMKTLKEKDSEPRPDVLWPNSQKILCSAISACTRFVVLGLDGQLVTIWDRRFGCPYANIVIPGDGAICRMRLLLQSQLPVTQLFQGPFLPTLQLVLTCRSGACYSVTAGRGGDTCTVALIERSADPGSSVTVAEPVPFLKFLILLMQRNGQVSIWKTEDCAPVFILNLPPTHVLGSLREPVCLLEPVQQKLYITGDRKAPLVEVTDRNKDESALFIFSFSECTLMDLYRVSSPAVSEKETRATLSDLEEVYNLYFKERAEHKKRNRNLAFQWEQLSKRDIK; encoded by the exons ATGGCTGTGAATGTCAGAAGAGGTTTGGAGATCCCAGAGCCATCAGATTACAGCAGCTGTGAAGATGATGATGTGTCTTATTACACAGATCTGCAGCAGCCTGATAATAATCTACCGGAGTCTGCAAGAGTGATCAATAAGCTGTTAAACAACCTTGTTGACAGTGCATGGGAAGTTATATCAAAGCAGGAGAAGATCAAGAGGGGTGAAGAAGCAGCAAGACAAATCCCTGTGCTGAATGCTACTAAAGAAATGAAG CTTCCAGGCAGAACTAATAGTATCGTGAGCTCTGATGATGGACTTTACCTGTTTCTGGGTCACACTCACGGTGTGTCAGTCATCAGTACATCCACTCTCACCTGTGTAAGAACATGGCAGGATGAAAGAGTGGAGATTACAAGCATCTCTTGTGCCTCTCTGGGAAATGCCACACACCTCTTATTCACAGTGGATGACATGG GTATTGCACGGCTTTTTGTGCATCACATggagaatatttatttaataaaagtcatcAATGAAACT GAAGATATAAACCAAAGAAACATCTGTGCAAAATTTGAAGTGTCTAGAAGTGGGGACTTTGGAGCTGCAGTCATGACATGTAAATTTCCTATTAAAATATGGAAATGTAATATAAgactaaaaatacagttaactGTGAGTACTACTGATTCATTAATGCTGTTGTGGTATATTATCAATGAAGCCAGTGGCTCTGTTTGGCTGGATGTCTATCGCTTCCCAGTAGATGTGTGGCTCAAAGAGCTGGAAACCAAACAG gctacacaaacCCAACAGAACACAGAAGCCAAACTGTCTCCAGTAATCTTACTCATGAAGATCAAACCTCCAGAAATCCCTACAG GAACCTCTCTGAAAAGTCCATCTGAGGTCCTGCAGAAGACAGAGGAAGGCACTATAATAGGCTCAGGCCAAAATCACTTCATAAGTAGTCGTCAATGGGAAAACCAGGATGCAGCATTTAAGAAAATGTTCATGAAGTACCTCAGCTCCAGCTCTGCGATGCCACCACAGCAAAAAGCAGAAGGACCCAG CAACTGTACTTGTCACTTCTTACTGCGTGAGGGGTTTCATTCACTGCCTGGGGAAGCGAAGGCAGCGAGAG ATATTCCCATTGCTGTGTGCCTGTGGTGGAATGGCAGCTATAACCTCTTACAGTATCTTCTGATGAAGACCCTTAAAGAGAAGG ACAGTGAACCCAGGCCAGATGTTTTGTGGCCCAATTCTCAGAAAATCCTCTGCTCTGCCATCAGTGCTTGCACACGGTTTGTTGTTCTAGGACTCGACGGTCAGCTGGTTACTATATGGGACAGACGGTTTG GGTGTCCATATGCTAATATTGTGATCCCAGGAGATGGTGCCATTTGCAGGATGAGGCTTCTTTTGCAGAGTCAATTGCCGGTCACTCAGCTCTTTCAGGGTCCCTTTTTACCCACACTACAGTTAGTGCTCACTTGCAGAAGTGGGGCATGTTACAGTGTGACAGCAGGCAGAGGAGGAGACACATGCACTGTTGCACTTATTGAAAG ATCTGCAGACCCAGGCAGTTCTGTCACTGTAGCTGAACCTGTGCCTTTCCTGAAGTTTCTG attttgttGATGCAAAGAAATGGGCAAGTATCGATATGGAAAACGGAGGATTGCGCACCAGTATTTATCTTAAACCTGCCCCCAACTCATGTGCTGGGCTCACTCAGGGAACCTGTGTGTCTGCTTGAGCCAGTccaacaaaaactatatattacaG GTGACAGAAAAGCACCTTTGGTGGAGGTGACTGATAGGAACAAGGATGAGAGCGCTCTCTTCATCTTCAGCTTTTCAGAATGCACACTGATGGATCTGTACCGTGTCTCGAGTCCAGCTGTAAGTGAAAAAGAGACCAGGGCCACACTCTCAGATTTGGAGGAGGTCTACAACCTTTACTTTAAGGAAAG AGCTGAACACAAAAAGAGGAACAGAAATTTGGCTTTCCAATGGGAGCAGCTTTCGAAGCGTGATATTAAATGA
- the wdr93 gene encoding WD repeat-containing protein 93 isoform X4: MAVNVRRGLEIPEPSDYSSCEDDDVSYYTDLQQPDNNLPESARVINKLLNNLVDSAWEVISKQEKIKRGEEAARQIPVLNATKEMKLPGRTNSIVSSDDGLYLFLGHTHGVSVISTSTLTCVRTWQDERVEITSISCASLGNATHLLFTVDDMGIARLFVHHMENIYLIKVINETEDINQRNICAKFEVSRSGDFGAAVMTSSGSVWLDVYRFPVDVWLKELETKQATQTQQNTEAKLSPVILLMKIKPPEIPTGTSLKSPSEVLQKTEEGTIIGSGQNHFISSRQWENQDAAFKKMFMKYLSSSSAMPPQQKAEGPSNCTCHFLLREGFHSLPGEAKAARDIPIAVCLWWNGSYNLLQYLLMKTLKEKDSEPRPDVLWPNSQKILCSAISACTRFVVLGLDGQLVTIWDRRFGCPYANIVIPGDGAICRMRLLLQSQLPVTQLFQGPFLPTLQLVLTCRSGACYSVTAGRGGDTCTVALIERSADPGSSVTVAEPVPFLKFLILLMQRNGQVSIWKTEDCAPVFILNLPPTHVLGSLREPVCLLEPVQQKLYITGDRKAPLVEVTDRNKDESALFIFSFSECTLMDLYRVSSPAS; this comes from the exons ATGGCTGTGAATGTCAGAAGAGGTTTGGAGATCCCAGAGCCATCAGATTACAGCAGCTGTGAAGATGATGATGTGTCTTATTACACAGATCTGCAGCAGCCTGATAATAATCTACCGGAGTCTGCAAGAGTGATCAATAAGCTGTTAAACAACCTTGTTGACAGTGCATGGGAAGTTATATCAAAGCAGGAGAAGATCAAGAGGGGTGAAGAAGCAGCAAGACAAATCCCTGTGCTGAATGCTACTAAAGAAATGAAG CTTCCAGGCAGAACTAATAGTATCGTGAGCTCTGATGATGGACTTTACCTGTTTCTGGGTCACACTCACGGTGTGTCAGTCATCAGTACATCCACTCTCACCTGTGTAAGAACATGGCAGGATGAAAGAGTGGAGATTACAAGCATCTCTTGTGCCTCTCTGGGAAATGCCACACACCTCTTATTCACAGTGGATGACATGG GTATTGCACGGCTTTTTGTGCATCACATggagaatatttatttaataaaagtcatcAATGAAACT GAAGATATAAACCAAAGAAACATCTGTGCAAAATTTGAAGTGTCTAGAAGTGGGGACTTTGGAGCTGCAGTCATGACAT CCAGTGGCTCTGTTTGGCTGGATGTCTATCGCTTCCCAGTAGATGTGTGGCTCAAAGAGCTGGAAACCAAACAG gctacacaaacCCAACAGAACACAGAAGCCAAACTGTCTCCAGTAATCTTACTCATGAAGATCAAACCTCCAGAAATCCCTACAG GAACCTCTCTGAAAAGTCCATCTGAGGTCCTGCAGAAGACAGAGGAAGGCACTATAATAGGCTCAGGCCAAAATCACTTCATAAGTAGTCGTCAATGGGAAAACCAGGATGCAGCATTTAAGAAAATGTTCATGAAGTACCTCAGCTCCAGCTCTGCGATGCCACCACAGCAAAAAGCAGAAGGACCCAG CAACTGTACTTGTCACTTCTTACTGCGTGAGGGGTTTCATTCACTGCCTGGGGAAGCGAAGGCAGCGAGAG ATATTCCCATTGCTGTGTGCCTGTGGTGGAATGGCAGCTATAACCTCTTACAGTATCTTCTGATGAAGACCCTTAAAGAGAAGG ACAGTGAACCCAGGCCAGATGTTTTGTGGCCCAATTCTCAGAAAATCCTCTGCTCTGCCATCAGTGCTTGCACACGGTTTGTTGTTCTAGGACTCGACGGTCAGCTGGTTACTATATGGGACAGACGGTTTG GGTGTCCATATGCTAATATTGTGATCCCAGGAGATGGTGCCATTTGCAGGATGAGGCTTCTTTTGCAGAGTCAATTGCCGGTCACTCAGCTCTTTCAGGGTCCCTTTTTACCCACACTACAGTTAGTGCTCACTTGCAGAAGTGGGGCATGTTACAGTGTGACAGCAGGCAGAGGAGGAGACACATGCACTGTTGCACTTATTGAAAG ATCTGCAGACCCAGGCAGTTCTGTCACTGTAGCTGAACCTGTGCCTTTCCTGAAGTTTCTG attttgttGATGCAAAGAAATGGGCAAGTATCGATATGGAAAACGGAGGATTGCGCACCAGTATTTATCTTAAACCTGCCCCCAACTCATGTGCTGGGCTCACTCAGGGAACCTGTGTGTCTGCTTGAGCCAGTccaacaaaaactatatattacaG GTGACAGAAAAGCACCTTTGGTGGAGGTGACTGATAGGAACAAGGATGAGAGCGCTCTCTTCATCTTCAGCTTTTCAGAATGCACACTGATGGATCTGTACCGTGTCTCGAGTCCAGCT AGCTGA
- the wdr93 gene encoding WD repeat-containing protein 93 isoform X2 has translation MAVNVRRGLEIPEPSDYSSCEDDDVSYYTDLQQPDNNLPESARVINKLLNNLVDSAWEVISKQEKIKRGEEAARQIPVLNATKEMKLPGRTNSIVSSDDGLYLFLGHTHGVSVISTSTLTCVRTWQDERVEITSISCASLGNATHLLFTVDDMGIARLFVHHMENIYLIKVINETEDINQRNICAKFEVSRSGDFGAAVMTSSGSVWLDVYRFPVDVWLKELETKQATQTQQNTEAKLSPVILLMKIKPPEIPTGTSLKSPSEVLQKTEEGTIIGSGQNHFISSRQWENQDAAFKKMFMKYLSSSSAMPPQQKAEGPSNCTCHFLLREGFHSLPGEAKAARDIPIAVCLWWNGSYNLLQYLLMKTLKEKDSEPRPDVLWPNSQKILCSAISACTRFVVLGLDGQLVTIWDRRFGCPYANIVIPGDGAICRMRLLLQSQLPVTQLFQGPFLPTLQLVLTCRSGACYSVTAGRGGDTCTVALIERSADPGSSVTVAEPVPFLKFLILLMQRNGQVSIWKTEDCAPVFILNLPPTHVLGSLREPVCLLEPVQQKLYITGDRKAPLVEVTDRNKDESALFIFSFSECTLMDLYRVSSPAVSEKETRATLSDLEEVYNLYFKERAEHKKRNRNLAFQWEQLSKRDIK, from the exons ATGGCTGTGAATGTCAGAAGAGGTTTGGAGATCCCAGAGCCATCAGATTACAGCAGCTGTGAAGATGATGATGTGTCTTATTACACAGATCTGCAGCAGCCTGATAATAATCTACCGGAGTCTGCAAGAGTGATCAATAAGCTGTTAAACAACCTTGTTGACAGTGCATGGGAAGTTATATCAAAGCAGGAGAAGATCAAGAGGGGTGAAGAAGCAGCAAGACAAATCCCTGTGCTGAATGCTACTAAAGAAATGAAG CTTCCAGGCAGAACTAATAGTATCGTGAGCTCTGATGATGGACTTTACCTGTTTCTGGGTCACACTCACGGTGTGTCAGTCATCAGTACATCCACTCTCACCTGTGTAAGAACATGGCAGGATGAAAGAGTGGAGATTACAAGCATCTCTTGTGCCTCTCTGGGAAATGCCACACACCTCTTATTCACAGTGGATGACATGG GTATTGCACGGCTTTTTGTGCATCACATggagaatatttatttaataaaagtcatcAATGAAACT GAAGATATAAACCAAAGAAACATCTGTGCAAAATTTGAAGTGTCTAGAAGTGGGGACTTTGGAGCTGCAGTCATGACAT CCAGTGGCTCTGTTTGGCTGGATGTCTATCGCTTCCCAGTAGATGTGTGGCTCAAAGAGCTGGAAACCAAACAG gctacacaaacCCAACAGAACACAGAAGCCAAACTGTCTCCAGTAATCTTACTCATGAAGATCAAACCTCCAGAAATCCCTACAG GAACCTCTCTGAAAAGTCCATCTGAGGTCCTGCAGAAGACAGAGGAAGGCACTATAATAGGCTCAGGCCAAAATCACTTCATAAGTAGTCGTCAATGGGAAAACCAGGATGCAGCATTTAAGAAAATGTTCATGAAGTACCTCAGCTCCAGCTCTGCGATGCCACCACAGCAAAAAGCAGAAGGACCCAG CAACTGTACTTGTCACTTCTTACTGCGTGAGGGGTTTCATTCACTGCCTGGGGAAGCGAAGGCAGCGAGAG ATATTCCCATTGCTGTGTGCCTGTGGTGGAATGGCAGCTATAACCTCTTACAGTATCTTCTGATGAAGACCCTTAAAGAGAAGG ACAGTGAACCCAGGCCAGATGTTTTGTGGCCCAATTCTCAGAAAATCCTCTGCTCTGCCATCAGTGCTTGCACACGGTTTGTTGTTCTAGGACTCGACGGTCAGCTGGTTACTATATGGGACAGACGGTTTG GGTGTCCATATGCTAATATTGTGATCCCAGGAGATGGTGCCATTTGCAGGATGAGGCTTCTTTTGCAGAGTCAATTGCCGGTCACTCAGCTCTTTCAGGGTCCCTTTTTACCCACACTACAGTTAGTGCTCACTTGCAGAAGTGGGGCATGTTACAGTGTGACAGCAGGCAGAGGAGGAGACACATGCACTGTTGCACTTATTGAAAG ATCTGCAGACCCAGGCAGTTCTGTCACTGTAGCTGAACCTGTGCCTTTCCTGAAGTTTCTG attttgttGATGCAAAGAAATGGGCAAGTATCGATATGGAAAACGGAGGATTGCGCACCAGTATTTATCTTAAACCTGCCCCCAACTCATGTGCTGGGCTCACTCAGGGAACCTGTGTGTCTGCTTGAGCCAGTccaacaaaaactatatattacaG GTGACAGAAAAGCACCTTTGGTGGAGGTGACTGATAGGAACAAGGATGAGAGCGCTCTCTTCATCTTCAGCTTTTCAGAATGCACACTGATGGATCTGTACCGTGTCTCGAGTCCAGCTGTAAGTGAAAAAGAGACCAGGGCCACACTCTCAGATTTGGAGGAGGTCTACAACCTTTACTTTAAGGAAAG AGCTGAACACAAAAAGAGGAACAGAAATTTGGCTTTCCAATGGGAGCAGCTTTCGAAGCGTGATATTAAATGA